One stretch of Juglans microcarpa x Juglans regia isolate MS1-56 chromosome 3D, Jm3101_v1.0, whole genome shotgun sequence DNA includes these proteins:
- the LOC121256651 gene encoding G-type lectin S-receptor-like serine/threonine-protein kinase At5g35370 — protein MGYSLFFPTFFLVYPLVSGFLSSEFIYPNLTATEYHFIDEDGAFLVSRNGTFKSAISNPGAKKTNFYLCVIHVESNTIIWSANRDAPISDSGAVSLTTNGITIADQDGVLRWSTPPLPSSVYALKLTEWGNLVLLDHSNGSLWESFHHPTDTIVIGQHLPVGTYLSSAISDYNLSSGDYRLTISTSDALLQWHKQTYWKLSMDTEAYINSNYIVQYMTINRTGLYLFGQNESLVVIQVILSPADFRIAKLGASGHLTVSRYSGTKWDQEFFGPTDDCKTPFICGRLGLCNDGLSSGLSCSCPTGFHVISQDCVPNNGSYYLPFACNSSGFSYMGLGYGTEYFANDFSEPLRYHVNLSVCEDLCSGDCSCLGFFHGNSTGSCYVLGNELGSVMSSNDAENDLVGYIKVLAGLSTNGVTGVSSRRQKIPVAALVLLPFTGFFLLGALGFLLWKRWGPSKSKEIKLGRRNSHSSEDLDDFYIPGLPKRFDYDELEVATDNFKTQIGLGGFGAVYKGTLLDKTVVAIKKITNLGVQGRKEFCTEIAVIGNIHHVNLVRLKGFCAQGRKRLLVYEYMNHGSLDRTLFGSGPVLEWQERFDIALGTARGLAYLHNGCEHKIIHCDVKPENILLDDHLQAKISDFGLSKLLSPEQSGLFTTMRGTRGYLAPEWLTNSAISERTDVYSFGMVLLELVSGRKNCLLRSQSRSMDDNDSGGGHSSSSSGSGFGYYPLFALEMHEQGKYLELADPRLLGRVTSEEVEKLVCVALCCLHEEPALRPNMVSVVGMLEGGIPVIQPIIESLNFLRFYGRRFTEASTIMELNGSTSYPLLANASRNTSGLHAIFSFVSSQQISGPR, from the coding sequence ATGGGATACTCCTTATTTTTTCCCACCTTCTTCTTAGTCTATCCTCTTGTCTCTGGTTTTCTATCCTCAGAGTTCATATACCCAAATTTAACCGCTACGGAATATCACTTTATTGATGAAGACGGTGCTTTCTTGGTCTCCCGTAATGGCACATTCAAATCTGCCATCTCGAATCCTGGTGCTAAAAAAACCAACTTTTACTTGTGTGTCATCCATGTGGAATCCAACACCATCATCTGGTCTGCTAACCGTGATGCTCCCATCTCGGATTCTGGTGCAGTGTCTCTTACGACCAACGGGATTACAATTGCTGATCAAGACGGTGTACTCAGATGGTCAACTCCTCCATTACCTTCATCGGTATATGCATTAAAATTAACTGAGTGGGGTAATCTTGTCTTACTTGATCATTCCAATGGTTCTCTTTGGGAAAGTTTCCACCATCCAACCGACACAATTGTGATTGGACAACACTTACCTGTTGGGACATATCTGTCTAGTGCTATATCGGATTACAACTTATCATCTGGTGATTACAGGCTCACAATAAGTACTTCTGATGCCTTACTGCAATGGCACAAACAAACATATTGGAAATTGTCAATGGATACAGAGGCTTATATCAACTCGAACTATATTGTGCAGTACATGACAATAAACAGAACAGGTCTTTATCTCTTTGGCCAAAATGAATCGTTGGTTGTTATACAGGTGATCTTGTCGCCAGCGGACTTCCGAATTGCGAAGTTGGGTGCATCAGGTCACTTGACGGTCAGCAGATATTCTGGCACGAAGTGGGATCAGGAGTTTTTTGGGCCAACGGATGATTGTAAAACTCCGTTCATATGTGGCCGACTTGGGTTGTGTAATGATGGCCTATCCAGTGGCCTATCCTGTTCATGTCCAACGGGCTTCCATGTTATCTCACAGGATTGTGTGCCAAATAATGGCTCTTACTATTTGCCATTTGCTTGTAACTCATCAGGTTTTTCATATATGGGGCTTGGCTATGGTACAGAGTATTTTGCTAATGATTTCTCTGAGCCTCTGAGATATCATGTCAATCTGTCAGTTTGTGAAGATCTGTGCTCAGGGGACTGTTCTTGCTTAGGATTTTTCCATGGAAACTCAACTGGTTCTTGCTATGTGCTTGGAAATGAGCTGGGTTCCGTTATGTCGAGCAATGATGCTGAAAATGACCTGGtaggctacatcaaagttcTTGCTGGTCTAAGCACAAATGGTGTTACAGGTGTAAGCAGTCGAAGACAAAAGATTCCTGTAGCTGCTCTGGTGCTTTTACCTTTCACTGGATTCTTTCTGTTAGGGGCTCTAGGTTTTCTCTTGTGGAAGAGATGGGGACCCTCCAAgtctaaagaaataaaattaggtCGCCGCAACTCACATTCTTCTGAAGACCTGGATGACTTCTACATACCAGGCTTGCCGAAAAGGTTTGACTATGACGAGCTTGAGGTGGCTACTGATAATTTCAAGACTCAGATTGGATTGGGTGGATTTGGTGCTGTATACAAGGGGACACTGCTAGATAAAACTGTTGTGGCCATAAAGAAGATAACCAATTTAGGCGTTCAAGGGAGAAAAGAATTCTGCACTGAGATTGCAGTTATTGGAAATATTCACCATGTGAATTTGGTTAGACTGAAAGGGTTTTGTGCTCAAGGGAGAAAACGGCTATTGGTTTATGAATATATGAATCATGGCTCACTGGACCGGACTCTCTTTGGTAGTGGACCTGTCTTAGAATGGCAAGAGAGATTTGATATAGCGCTTGGAACAGCACGCGGACTTGCATATCTGCATAATGGATGTGAACACAAAATCATCCATTGTGATGTCAAACCTGAGAACATTCTATTGGATGACCACCTTCAAGCAAAGATCTCCGATTTTGGGCTCTCAAAGCTTCTGAGCCCCGAACAGTCTGGTCTGTTCACAACAATGAGAGGCACTCGTGGCTATCTTGCACCTGAATGGCTAACCAACTCTGCAATCTCTGAAAGGACTGATGTCTACAGTTTTGGAATGGTGCTGCTTGAACTTGTCAGCGGAAGGAAAAATTGCTTGTTACGATCACAAAGCCGTAGCATGGATGACAATGATAGTGGTGGTGGCcactcttcttcatcatcaggGTCAGGATTTGGTTATTATCCTCTATTTGCATTAGAGATGCATGAACAAGGGAAGTATTTGGAGCTTGCTGACCCAAGGCTACTAGGAAGGGTGACAAGCGAAGAGGTGGAAAAATTAGTTTGTGTCGCTTTGTGTTGTCTCCATGAGGAACCAGCACTTAGGCCGAATATGGTTAGTGTTGTTGGTATGTTGGAAGGTGGGATTCCTGTCATTCAGCCAATTATAGAATCTCTGAACTTCTTGCGCTTTTATGGGCGTAGATTTACTGAGGCTTCAACAATAATGGAACTAAATGGCTCTACGTCGTATCCATTACTAGCAAATGCCTCCAGAAACACAAGTGGCTTGCatgctattttttcttttgtctctTCACAGCAGATATCTGGCCCAAGATAG